One region of Mucilaginibacter gotjawali genomic DNA includes:
- a CDS encoding flavin reductase, with amino-acid sequence MLTIKLSDLSPVQIQSYLNTAIGPRPICFASTVDREGNINLSPFSYFNLFSVNPPVCVFSPSRRVRDNTTKHTLENLREVPECTINIVNYDMVQQVSLASVEYEKGVNEFIKAGFTMLPSELVKPPRVAESPVQLECVVKDIISLGDGAGAGNLVIAEIKLMHINEAVLDSNNNIDQLKMQHVARLGGDWYCRVTPDNLFIVAKPNKNIGIGVDAIPFAVRNSKILSGNNLGQLGNVEVLPNDEEIDAYAQSPEIKELLDATIGDSQTREVQLHFKAKELLDAGRVAEAWKVLLIV; translated from the coding sequence ATGTTAACTATAAAACTATCCGATCTTTCGCCGGTTCAAATTCAAAGCTACCTGAACACCGCCATTGGCCCGAGGCCGATATGTTTTGCGTCAACTGTGGATAGAGAAGGCAATATCAACCTGAGCCCGTTCAGTTATTTTAATTTGTTTAGTGTAAACCCGCCCGTTTGTGTGTTTTCGCCATCGCGCAGGGTGCGGGATAATACCACCAAGCATACGCTGGAAAATCTGCGCGAAGTGCCTGAATGTACCATCAACATCGTAAATTATGATATGGTTCAGCAGGTATCATTAGCAAGTGTTGAGTACGAAAAAGGGGTGAATGAGTTTATTAAAGCAGGCTTTACCATGCTGCCGTCTGAGCTGGTAAAACCGCCCAGGGTTGCTGAATCGCCGGTGCAACTGGAGTGTGTGGTGAAGGATATTATTAGTTTGGGCGATGGCGCAGGCGCAGGTAACCTGGTAATTGCCGAAATTAAGCTGATGCACATTAACGAAGCCGTGCTGGATTCCAATAACAATATCGACCAGCTAAAAATGCAGCATGTGGCCCGCCTGGGTGGCGACTGGTATTGCCGCGTAACCCCCGATAATCTATTTATAGTAGCCAAACCCAATAAAAACATAGGTATTGGGGTTGATGCTATTCCATTTGCTGTCCGCAATTCAAAAATATTATCCGGCAATAACCTCGGCCAGTTGGGTAATGTGGAAGTATTGCCAAATGATGAAGAGATTGACGCTTATGCCCAATCGCCCGAAATTAAGGAACTGCTGGATGCTACCATCGGCGATAGCCAAACCCGCGAAGTGCAGCTGCATTTTAAGGCCAAAGAGTTACTGGATGCCGGCAGGGTAGCGGAGGCCTGGAAAGTGTTATTGATTGTCTGA
- a CDS encoding fumarylacetoacetate hydrolase family protein — protein MKLVSYKTEDREHLGVYVKGHIYNLNSCDKLLPDNMNEFLWGGDELMERAHRINEAIASGKLEAKEELFFEMLAPVPHPTSCRDGYAFRQHVESARRNRKAPMIPEFDQYPIFYFTNHNAIQGIGEIECMPDHFEKLDFELEVAVVLNKKARNIKAVDADSLIAGYMIMNDMSARTLQMEEMLLNLGPAKGKDFSTVIGPWLVTPDELEKYKTAPKAGHTGNAYNLEMKCAVNGIDVSKGNMADMDWTFAEIIERAAYGCDVLPGDVIGSGTVGTGCFLELNGTGLLSDPNYQPQWLKDGDLVEMEVTGLGMLGNIIKKAKSDFSILGLKKK, from the coding sequence ATGAAATTAGTATCCTACAAAACCGAAGACCGTGAGCATTTGGGTGTTTACGTAAAAGGCCATATTTATAACCTTAACTCCTGCGATAAGCTGCTCCCCGATAATATGAATGAGTTTTTATGGGGAGGGGATGAGCTGATGGAACGCGCGCACCGTATTAATGAGGCCATCGCTTCGGGCAAGCTGGAGGCTAAGGAAGAATTGTTTTTTGAGATGCTGGCGCCCGTGCCGCACCCCACCTCGTGCCGTGACGGCTACGCTTTCAGGCAGCATGTGGAATCGGCCCGCCGAAACCGCAAAGCGCCAATGATCCCGGAGTTCGACCAATACCCTATTTTTTATTTCACCAACCATAACGCCATACAGGGCATCGGCGAAATTGAGTGTATGCCTGATCATTTCGAAAAACTTGATTTTGAGCTGGAAGTAGCTGTGGTATTGAATAAAAAGGCCCGTAACATTAAGGCGGTGGATGCCGATAGCCTTATTGCAGGCTATATGATCATGAATGATATGAGCGCCCGCACCCTGCAAATGGAAGAAATGCTGCTGAACCTGGGCCCGGCAAAAGGCAAGGATTTTAGTACCGTGATAGGCCCATGGCTGGTAACACCGGACGAGTTGGAAAAATACAAAACAGCGCCAAAAGCCGGGCATACCGGTAATGCCTATAATCTGGAAATGAAGTGTGCAGTAAACGGTATAGACGTATCAAAAGGCAATATGGCTGATATGGACTGGACCTTTGCCGAAATTATTGAACGCGCGGCTTACGGCTGCGATGTACTGCCAGGTGACGTAATAGGCTCCGGAACAGTAGGTACCGGCTGCTTCCTCGAGCTTAACGGCACCGGCCTGCTCAGCGACCCCAATTATCAACCCCAATGGCTAAAAGACGGCGACCTGGTAGAGATGGAAGTAACCGGTTTGGGTATGCTGGGCAATATCATTAAAAAAGCTAAAAGCGATTTTTCAATTTTAGGTTTGAAGAAAAAATAA
- a CDS encoding homogentisate 1,2-dioxygenase, with product MPVYHTLGAIPPKRHTQFRKPDGSLYAEELVSTEGFSSLYSLVYHVYPPTLVKELGEPYSVEPKIAREKHLKHTSLIGFKIEPEDDYLKSRKPVLVNSDLQISLAAPRKSMTDYFYKNSQADEVVFIHVGSGTLKTGYGHIKFAYGDYLVIPRGTIYQVEFDTPDNRLFIVESFSPIRVPKRYTNAYGQLTEQSPYCERDIKRPTNLETHDEKGDFKVLIKKQGLIYPYIYGTHPFDFIGWDGFHYPWAFSIHDFEPITGRLHQPPPVHQTFEGHNFVICSFVPRKYDYHPLSIPAPYNHSNVDSDEVLYYVDGDFMSRKSVVKGQITLHPGGIPHGPHPGTVEKSIGKESTDELAVMIDPFRPLMLTEDAVKIEDGDYYKSWM from the coding sequence ATGCCTGTTTATCATACTTTAGGAGCTATCCCGCCAAAGCGGCATACGCAGTTCCGTAAGCCCGATGGTAGTTTATATGCCGAGGAGCTGGTATCAACTGAAGGTTTCTCCAGCCTGTACTCGCTGGTGTACCATGTTTACCCGCCAACGCTGGTAAAAGAACTGGGTGAACCTTATTCGGTAGAACCGAAGATAGCCCGCGAAAAACACCTGAAACATACCAGCCTGATCGGTTTTAAAATTGAACCGGAAGACGATTACTTAAAAAGCAGAAAACCAGTACTGGTTAACAGCGACCTGCAGATCTCACTGGCTGCCCCGCGTAAATCCATGACGGATTATTTCTACAAAAACAGCCAGGCGGACGAGGTGGTATTTATCCATGTCGGCTCGGGCACGCTGAAAACCGGCTATGGCCATATTAAATTTGCTTATGGCGATTACCTGGTGATCCCACGTGGCACCATCTACCAGGTGGAATTTGACACACCCGATAACCGCCTGTTTATTGTGGAAAGCTTTAGCCCGATCCGCGTGCCCAAACGCTATACCAATGCTTACGGACAGCTTACGGAGCAATCGCCATATTGCGAGCGCGATATTAAACGCCCGACCAACCTGGAAACCCATGACGAGAAAGGCGATTTTAAAGTGCTGATCAAAAAACAAGGTTTAATCTATCCCTACATCTACGGCACTCATCCTTTTGATTTTATTGGCTGGGACGGCTTTCATTATCCCTGGGCATTTTCGATCCATGATTTCGAGCCGATAACAGGCCGCCTGCACCAGCCGCCGCCGGTACACCAGACTTTTGAGGGGCATAACTTTGTCATCTGCTCCTTTGTACCGCGCAAGTACGATTACCATCCGCTCTCTATCCCCGCCCCATACAACCACAGCAATGTGGATAGCGACGAGGTGCTTTATTATGTTGATGGCGACTTTATGAGCCGAAAAAGCGTGGTAAAAGGACAGATCACCCTGCACCCAGGAGGTATTCCGCACGGGCCGCACCCGGGAACAGTGGAGAAGTCGATAGGCAAAGAATCAACCGACGAACTGGCCGTAATGATAGACCCTTTCCGTCCGCTGATGCTGACTGAAGACGCGGTAAAAATTGAAGACGGGGATTATTATAAGAGCTGGATGTGA
- the hppD gene encoding 4-hydroxyphenylpyruvate dioxygenase, translated as METLTIEKPTNTADFLPLNGTDHVEFYVGNAKQAAYYYKTAFGFSDLAYAGPETGVRDRSSYVLQQGKIRLVLTTPMHSDHPIAEHIKKHGDGVKVLALSVDDAYDAFEQTTSRGAKPYMQPQTLKDENGEVRMSGIKLYGETVHLFVERKNYKGIFLPGYQKHESTYNPTSTGLEYIDHCVGNVGWHKMNEWVNFYEEVMGFKNILTFDDKMISTEYSALMSKVMSNGNGFVKFPINEPAEGKKKSQIEEYLEFYEDEGVQHLALATHNIVETVTELQNRGIEFLTVPTSYYDELLDRVGHIDEDLEPLKRLGILVDRDDEGYLLQIFTKPVEDRPTLFFEIIQRKGAKSFGAGNFKALFEAIEREQEVRGNL; from the coding sequence ATGGAAACATTAACCATAGAAAAACCAACCAATACAGCTGATTTTTTACCGTTGAACGGTACCGATCATGTTGAATTTTATGTGGGCAATGCCAAGCAGGCTGCTTACTACTATAAAACCGCCTTTGGCTTTAGCGATTTGGCTTATGCAGGGCCTGAAACAGGGGTGCGCGACAGATCATCGTATGTATTACAACAGGGGAAGATCCGGCTGGTATTAACTACCCCCATGCATTCTGACCATCCTATCGCGGAGCATATCAAAAAGCATGGCGACGGGGTAAAGGTTTTGGCATTATCTGTTGACGACGCTTATGATGCTTTTGAGCAAACCACCAGTCGCGGCGCCAAACCTTACATGCAGCCGCAAACTTTAAAGGATGAAAACGGCGAAGTGAGGATGAGCGGCATTAAGCTTTATGGCGAAACCGTTCACCTTTTTGTGGAGCGTAAAAACTATAAAGGTATTTTCCTGCCGGGATATCAAAAACATGAATCGACCTATAATCCAACCTCAACCGGGTTAGAATATATCGACCATTGTGTTGGCAATGTAGGCTGGCATAAAATGAACGAATGGGTGAATTTTTACGAGGAGGTAATGGGCTTTAAAAACATTTTAACCTTTGATGATAAAATGATCAGTACCGAATACTCGGCCCTGATGAGCAAGGTAATGAGCAATGGCAACGGCTTTGTGAAGTTTCCGATAAATGAACCGGCAGAAGGCAAAAAGAAAAGCCAGATAGAAGAATACCTGGAGTTTTATGAAGATGAAGGTGTGCAGCACCTTGCCCTGGCCACCCATAATATTGTTGAAACGGTAACCGAGCTGCAAAACCGCGGCATTGAGTTTTTAACCGTGCCTACCAGCTATTACGATGAACTGCTTGACCGTGTTGGCCATATTGATGAGGACCTGGAGCCTTTAAAACGCCTCGGTATTCTGGTGGACAGGGATGATGAAGGCTACCTGCTGCAGATCTTTACCAAACCGGTAGAAGACAGGCCAACCTTATTTTTTGAGATCATCCAGCGCAAAGGCGCCAAATCATTCGGCGCAGGTAATTTTAAAGCTTTGTTTGAGGCGATTGAAAGGGAACAGGAAGTAAGGGGAAATCTTTGA
- the pdeM gene encoding ligase-associated DNA damage response endonuclease PdeM, which translates to MILGTTVHFELKNQDLYLLPQKAIYWQQEKALIAADVHLGKVGHFRKAGIAVPLDLEQNELAVLSDLIFEHKAEKLILLGDFFHSDMNADWDWFVLWRSQFPKLEIILVKGNHDIIDEAHYHHLNIILHDELLIGPFLMLHHPLGEKELQSAAGYVFCGHIHPGISLAGKARQHITLPCFAFGASQAILPSFGKFTGRVAIRSVKADKIFAIAKDKVLAID; encoded by the coding sequence ATGATATTGGGTACGACTGTGCATTTCGAACTAAAAAATCAGGATCTTTATTTATTACCCCAAAAAGCCATTTACTGGCAACAGGAAAAGGCATTGATTGCTGCCGATGTGCATCTGGGGAAGGTGGGGCATTTCCGCAAAGCGGGTATAGCCGTGCCGCTTGACCTGGAACAAAACGAGCTCGCTGTGTTATCGGACCTTATTTTTGAACATAAAGCCGAAAAACTGATCCTGCTGGGCGATTTTTTCCATAGCGATATGAATGCCGACTGGGACTGGTTTGTTTTATGGCGGAGCCAGTTCCCCAAGCTGGAGATCATCCTCGTCAAAGGCAACCATGATATTATTGATGAGGCGCATTACCATCACCTCAACATTATTCTGCATGATGAGCTCTTAATCGGCCCCTTCCTGATGCTGCACCATCCGCTTGGCGAAAAAGAATTACAAAGCGCTGCCGGCTATGTGTTTTGCGGGCATATCCATCCGGGCATCAGCCTGGCAGGTAAGGCGCGGCAGCACATTACGCTGCCCTGCTTCGCATTTGGGGCCAGCCAGGCCATTTTACCTTCTTTTGGAAAGTTTACCGGCAGGGTTGCCATCCGCAGTGTTAAAGCAGATAAGATCTTCGCGATAGCTAAAGATAAGGTACTGGCAATTGATTGA
- a CDS encoding succinate dehydrogenase cytochrome b subunit translates to MSEFKQTFNSSLGKKLIMALTGLFLCTFLIVHLGGNLLLFKNDNGFGFNVYANFLTHFPPIEVIAYLLYLSILVHAIYALVLTIKNRKARPVRYAEVSSANASWSSKNMGLLGSILFLFIVIHMSDFWYNYKYSGKVGFIEYKTNLATDETTAVPYIPTSPTFEKSVTTENNFEVVRVKDLHARVASSFSNLIYVIFYVIAMGTLSFHLKHGFQSAFRTLGWVHRKYTPIVSFIGTWLFAVIIPLGFAAMPVYYYFTR, encoded by the coding sequence ATGAGCGAATTCAAACAAACCTTTAACTCATCGTTGGGGAAGAAGCTGATCATGGCTTTAACGGGCTTGTTTTTGTGTACTTTTTTAATTGTGCACCTTGGAGGTAACCTGCTGTTATTTAAAAACGACAACGGTTTTGGCTTTAACGTATATGCCAACTTCCTTACCCATTTCCCACCCATCGAAGTTATTGCTTATCTGCTTTACCTGAGCATACTGGTACATGCCATTTATGCACTGGTTTTAACCATTAAAAACCGCAAAGCCAGGCCGGTACGTTATGCCGAAGTGAGCAGTGCAAATGCCAGCTGGTCGTCAAAAAACATGGGGCTGCTGGGTTCCATCCTGTTTTTGTTCATCGTGATCCACATGAGCGATTTTTGGTACAACTATAAGTACAGCGGCAAAGTTGGCTTTATTGAGTACAAAACCAACCTGGCAACTGATGAAACAACTGCAGTTCCTTACATCCCTACATCACCAACCTTCGAAAAATCGGTTACTACCGAAAATAATTTCGAGGTTGTACGCGTAAAAGACCTGCATGCTCGTGTGGCAAGCAGTTTCAGCAACTTGATCTACGTGATATTTTATGTGATAGCGATGGGCACCCTGTCGTTTCACCTGAAACATGGATTTCAAAGTGCGTTCCGTACCCTGGGATGGGTACACCGCAAGTATACGCCCATTGTTTCCTTTATCGGGACATGGCTGTTTGCTGTGATTATACCGTTAGGGTTTGCGGCGATGCCGGTTTATTATTATTTCACAAGATAA
- a CDS encoding fumarate reductase/succinate dehydrogenase flavoprotein subunit — protein sequence MSLLNAKIPEGPLAEKWSKHKFNLKLVNPANKRKYDVIVVGTGLAGGAAAASLAELGYNVKAFCFQDSPRRAHSIAAQGGINAAKNYQNDGDSVYRLFYDTIKGGDYRAREGNVYRLAEVSVNIIDQCVAQGVPFAREYGGLLDNRSFGGSQVSRTFYARGQTGQQLLLGAYSALNRQIHLGKVKMYTRTEMLDVVLVDGQAKGIVTRNLINGSIDTHSAHAVLLCTGGYGNVFYLSTNAIGSNVTAAWRAHKRGAFFANPCFTQIHPTCIPVTGDHQSKLTLMSESLRNDGRVWAPKSVETAEKLRKGIIKANEVKEEDRDYFLERKYPSFGNLVPRDVASRNAKEMVDENRGVGGSGIAVFLDFADAIHRLGKDAVSAKYGNLFDMYYQITNEDPYTQPMRIYPAVHYTMGGLWVDYNLSTNVPGLYALGECNFSDHGANRLGASALMQGLADGYFVIPYTLGDYLATIGPKPVDTKHPAFEKTKQEVIERVNKLLALKGTKTVNEYHRDLGHIMWEYCGMARTEEGLTKAKGLISALRADFWKNAIVVGENDEVNPALEKAGRVADFLELGELMVDDALMRRESCGGHFRLESQTPEGEALRDDDNFAFVAAWEYTGDNQPEVLNKEILDFEFVHLTQRSYK from the coding sequence ATGAGTTTATTAAATGCTAAAATTCCTGAAGGTCCATTAGCCGAAAAATGGAGCAAGCATAAATTCAACTTAAAACTGGTTAACCCGGCCAATAAACGCAAGTACGATGTAATTGTGGTAGGTACCGGGCTTGCCGGTGGCGCAGCAGCTGCATCGCTGGCCGAACTGGGCTATAATGTTAAAGCATTTTGTTTCCAGGATAGCCCGCGCCGTGCACACTCTATTGCTGCGCAGGGGGGTATCAATGCCGCCAAAAATTACCAGAACGATGGCGACAGCGTTTACCGTTTGTTTTATGATACCATAAAGGGCGGTGATTACCGTGCCCGCGAAGGCAACGTTTACCGTTTAGCCGAGGTATCTGTAAATATCATCGACCAGTGCGTGGCCCAGGGCGTACCATTTGCACGCGAATACGGCGGCTTGCTGGATAACCGCTCATTTGGTGGTTCGCAGGTATCCCGTACATTTTATGCAAGGGGACAAACCGGGCAGCAGTTATTGCTGGGCGCCTATTCCGCTTTAAACCGCCAGATCCATTTGGGCAAGGTAAAAATGTATACCCGCACCGAAATGCTGGATGTTGTTTTGGTTGACGGGCAGGCAAAAGGTATTGTTACGCGTAATTTAATCAACGGAAGTATCGATACCCATTCTGCACATGCGGTGTTGTTATGTACCGGCGGATACGGTAACGTATTTTATTTGTCGACCAATGCTATTGGTTCAAACGTTACTGCAGCCTGGAGGGCTCATAAACGCGGTGCTTTTTTCGCTAACCCATGCTTTACACAGATCCACCCCACCTGTATCCCGGTAACCGGCGATCACCAGTCGAAACTGACGCTGATGTCGGAATCATTGCGCAACGACGGCCGTGTTTGGGCGCCTAAAAGCGTTGAAACTGCCGAAAAATTGCGTAAAGGCATTATCAAAGCCAACGAGGTAAAAGAAGAAGACAGGGATTACTTCCTGGAAAGAAAATATCCATCATTTGGTAACCTGGTTCCGCGCGACGTTGCATCACGCAACGCCAAAGAAATGGTTGACGAAAACCGCGGTGTAGGCGGATCGGGCATAGCTGTATTTTTGGACTTTGCTGACGCGATACATCGTTTGGGCAAGGATGCTGTGTCCGCAAAATACGGCAACCTGTTCGATATGTATTACCAGATCACTAACGAAGATCCATACACACAACCTATGCGTATTTACCCGGCCGTTCACTATACTATGGGTGGCTTATGGGTTGATTATAACCTGAGCACCAACGTGCCGGGCTTATATGCATTAGGCGAATGTAATTTCAGTGATCACGGTGCTAACCGCCTGGGCGCCTCTGCATTGATGCAGGGCTTAGCCGACGGTTATTTTGTGATCCCGTATACTTTAGGCGATTACCTGGCTACCATCGGCCCAAAACCAGTGGATACCAAACACCCTGCCTTCGAAAAAACGAAGCAGGAAGTTATCGAGCGGGTTAACAAGCTGCTGGCATTAAAAGGCACCAAAACCGTTAACGAATACCACCGCGATTTGGGCCACATTATGTGGGAATATTGCGGCATGGCCCGTACCGAAGAAGGTTTAACCAAAGCAAAAGGCCTGATCAGCGCTTTACGTGCCGATTTCTGGAAAAACGCCATTGTAGTGGGTGAAAACGATGAGGTTAACCCTGCGTTGGAGAAAGCCGGTCGTGTTGCTGACTTTTTGGAGCTGGGCGAACTGATGGTTGACGATGCTTTAATGCGCCGTGAATCGTGCGGCGGCCACTTCCGCCTTGAATCGCAAACACCGGAGGGTGAAGCCCTTCGCGACGATGATAATTTTGCATTCGTAGCCGCATGGGAATACACGGGCGATAACCAACCTGAAGTATTAAATAAAGAAATACTGGACTTTGAATTCGTCCATTTAACACAGAGAAGCTATAAATAA
- a CDS encoding four helix bundle protein, with translation MHNLKELKIWNKAIDLSVDVYKATASFPADERFGLTSQSRRSAVSIPSNIAEGAGRNSNKEFCNFLGIANGSSFELQTQLVISNKLSLLNDELLSDLLQQIDELQKMNYAFQNMLKNKM, from the coding sequence ATGCATAACCTGAAGGAATTAAAAATCTGGAATAAAGCTATTGATTTATCTGTAGACGTTTACAAGGCTACAGCAAGTTTTCCAGCGGACGAACGGTTTGGGTTGACAAGTCAATCAAGAAGATCGGCAGTTTCAATACCTTCAAATATTGCAGAAGGCGCTGGTAGAAATTCAAATAAAGAGTTTTGTAATTTTTTAGGGATTGCGAATGGATCGTCTTTTGAGTTACAAACTCAATTGGTAATATCAAACAAATTGAGTTTACTAAATGACGAGCTGTTAAGCGATCTTTTACAACAGATTGATGAATTGCAAAAAATGAATTACGCTTTTCAGAACATGCTGAAAAATAAGATGTGA